A stretch of Myxococcus hansupus DNA encodes these proteins:
- a CDS encoding GTP-binding protein, whose translation MDTGLQQLLEQHSARELLRLVVVGSVDDGKSTLIGRLLYECDGLFEDQISAVRKASAKRAAARPEAASTVPPEVLAQGLRAAAGSEEEELDFSLFTDGLRAEREQGITIDVAYRYLSTARRKVIIADTPGHIQYTRNMATGASTADAAVILVDARLGVLPQTRRHAYIASLLGIPYLAVAVNKMDLTGFDPALFERIGSELAGFAQALGFEGVRLFPVSASRGDNITRPSARTPWHQGGTLLSWLESLPHQRRQEDAPFRFPVQYVLRPHQDYRGLAGQLASGTVRVGDAVQVHPSGRRTRVAGIDTFDGPLEEASFPASVTLRLADEVDASRGDLLSHVEAPPLALHRLDAMLVWFGEQPLDCSRRYLVKQATRTAPAHIERVLWRKELSDLSEQPAESLSLNDIGRIRLSCRRPLLTDPYRDNRRTGAFIVIDALTHDTVGAGMVLGPAEDDANGTVTASLVTQAERRGRMGQPGTLILLPATQDASDRAFQLERRLFDLGWHVSAVPGDVEVALALVSAGLVALVHTDAPQARRALREEARDAGAVVLELDAGEDLEQQLARIAALREAAR comes from the coding sequence ATGGACACCGGCCTGCAGCAACTGCTCGAACAGCACTCCGCCCGCGAGCTGCTTCGTCTGGTCGTCGTCGGCTCCGTGGACGACGGGAAGTCCACGCTCATCGGCCGGCTGCTCTACGAATGCGACGGCCTCTTCGAGGACCAGATTTCCGCCGTGCGCAAAGCCAGCGCGAAGCGGGCCGCGGCCCGGCCGGAGGCGGCGTCCACCGTCCCGCCCGAGGTGCTGGCCCAGGGCCTGCGCGCCGCGGCGGGCTCGGAGGAAGAGGAGCTGGACTTCTCCCTCTTCACGGACGGCCTGCGCGCCGAACGTGAGCAGGGCATCACCATCGACGTCGCGTACCGGTACCTGAGCACGGCGCGCCGCAAGGTCATCATCGCGGACACGCCCGGACACATCCAATACACGCGCAACATGGCCACGGGCGCCTCCACCGCCGACGCGGCCGTCATCCTGGTGGACGCGCGGCTGGGCGTGCTGCCGCAGACGCGCCGCCACGCGTACATCGCCTCGCTGCTGGGCATCCCCTACCTGGCCGTGGCGGTGAACAAGATGGACCTCACGGGCTTCGACCCGGCCCTCTTCGAGCGCATCGGCTCCGAGCTGGCGGGCTTCGCCCAGGCGCTCGGCTTCGAGGGCGTACGGCTATTCCCCGTCAGCGCCAGCCGCGGCGACAACATCACCCGGCCCAGCGCCCGCACCCCGTGGCACCAGGGCGGCACCCTGCTCTCGTGGCTGGAGTCCCTCCCCCACCAGCGACGGCAGGAAGACGCGCCCTTCCGCTTCCCGGTGCAGTACGTGCTGCGGCCCCACCAGGACTACCGGGGCCTCGCGGGACAGCTCGCCTCTGGGACTGTCCGCGTGGGTGACGCGGTGCAGGTGCATCCCTCCGGCCGGCGCACCCGCGTGGCGGGAATCGACACCTTCGATGGACCGCTGGAGGAGGCCTCCTTCCCCGCGTCCGTCACGCTGCGGCTGGCGGATGAAGTGGACGCGAGCCGAGGCGACCTGCTGTCCCATGTCGAAGCGCCGCCCCTGGCGCTCCACCGGCTCGACGCGATGCTCGTGTGGTTCGGGGAGCAGCCGCTGGACTGCTCCCGCCGCTACCTGGTGAAGCAGGCCACGCGCACCGCGCCCGCGCACATCGAACGCGTGCTCTGGCGCAAGGAGCTCTCGGACCTGTCCGAACAGCCCGCGGAGTCACTGTCCCTCAACGACATCGGGCGCATCCGGCTGTCCTGCCGGCGTCCGCTGCTGACGGACCCCTACCGGGACAACCGCCGCACGGGCGCCTTCATCGTCATCGACGCGCTCACCCACGACACGGTGGGCGCGGGCATGGTGCTGGGCCCCGCGGAGGACGACGCGAACGGTACCGTGACGGCCTCGCTCGTCACACAGGCCGAGCGGCGTGGCCGGATGGGCCAGCCCGGAACCCTCATCCTGCTGCCCGCCACCCAGGACGCCAGCGACCGCGCCTTCCAGTTGGAGCGGCGCCTGTTCGACTTGGGCTGGCACGTCTCCGCCGTCCCGGGCGATGTGGAGGTCGCGCTCGCGCTCGTGTCCGCCGGGCTGGTGGCGCTGGTGCACACCGACGCCCCCCAGGCGCGTCGGGCCCTGCGCGAGGAAGCCCGGGATGCGGGCGCGGTGGTGTTGGAGCTCGACGCCGGTGAGGACCTGGAGCAACAGCTCGCCCGAATCGCCGCGCTCCGGGAGGCCGCGCGATGA
- a CDS encoding assimilatory sulfite reductase (NADPH) flavoprotein subunit, which produces MSTSTAPAFVHALLGDARSAHLFELLQGLDAHALNWLSGYTAGLAARAPLASVTTVAPEAAPAVPFTIIYGTQTGNSRLLAERLKQQVESAGLTARLFRASDYPVRELAQEQLLCVVISTQGDGDPPDDARGFCEFILGKRAPRVEALRYAVLGLGDSSYPRFCEVGKALDTRLAELGATRLLERADCDVDFEPVAKGWLDQTFARAREALTPRAPATATVLPLREQRTTPAFNKESPFSAEVLLNQRITARGALKDVRHLELSLEGSGLTYAPGDALGVWPHNPPELVERLLSELRLDGTLDVTRDGRTLPLARWLSDGLEITKLNRPFLERHATLSGSTALRDVLQPGNPEAFRTLLASHQLIDVLRAHKANWEATELVQALRKLTPRLYSIASSPLRVGEEAHLTVSVVDYTAFDLRHFGAASYHLATRTAGTDAVRVFIEPNERFRLPEDSDKDVLMIGPGTGVAPFRAFIQERAERGARGRNWLFFGEQHFRTQFLYQTEWQEALKKQTLHRLSLAFSRDRAQKVYVQHRLREAGRDVYAWLEGGAHLYVCGDAQRMAPDVHEALVDVVSTHGGKSREDARAWLETLREQRRYLRDVY; this is translated from the coding sequence ATGAGCACCTCCACCGCGCCCGCCTTCGTCCACGCGCTGCTGGGCGACGCCCGAAGCGCCCACCTGTTCGAGCTGCTCCAGGGGCTCGACGCCCATGCCCTGAACTGGCTGAGCGGCTACACGGCGGGCCTCGCCGCGCGGGCACCGCTGGCCTCCGTAACAACCGTGGCCCCCGAGGCGGCCCCCGCCGTCCCCTTCACCATCATCTACGGGACGCAGACCGGAAACAGCCGGCTGCTCGCCGAGCGCCTCAAGCAGCAGGTGGAGTCCGCCGGGCTCACCGCGCGTCTGTTCCGCGCCAGTGACTATCCCGTGCGCGAGCTGGCCCAGGAGCAGCTCCTCTGCGTCGTCATCAGCACGCAGGGAGATGGCGACCCGCCGGACGACGCGCGTGGCTTCTGCGAGTTCATCCTCGGCAAGCGCGCGCCGCGCGTGGAGGCGTTGCGCTACGCCGTCCTCGGACTCGGTGACTCCAGCTACCCGCGCTTCTGCGAAGTCGGCAAGGCGTTGGACACCCGCCTCGCGGAGCTGGGTGCCACGCGGCTGCTGGAGCGCGCGGACTGCGACGTGGACTTCGAACCCGTCGCAAAGGGCTGGCTCGACCAGACCTTTGCCCGCGCCCGAGAAGCCCTAACGCCACGCGCCCCCGCGACGGCCACCGTCCTGCCCCTGCGCGAACAGCGAACCACGCCCGCCTTCAACAAGGAGTCTCCCTTCTCCGCGGAGGTCCTCCTCAACCAGCGCATCACCGCGCGCGGCGCGCTCAAGGACGTGCGGCACCTGGAGCTTTCGCTCGAAGGCTCGGGGCTGACGTATGCCCCCGGCGACGCGCTGGGCGTGTGGCCCCACAACCCGCCCGAGCTGGTGGAAAGGCTCCTGTCCGAGCTGCGCCTGGATGGCACCTTGGACGTCACGCGAGATGGCCGCACGTTGCCCCTGGCACGGTGGTTGAGCGACGGGCTCGAAATCACCAAACTCAACCGGCCCTTCCTGGAGCGGCACGCCACGTTGTCGGGCAGCACCGCGCTGCGGGACGTGCTCCAGCCCGGCAACCCCGAGGCCTTCCGGACGCTGCTCGCCAGCCATCAGCTCATCGACGTCCTTCGCGCGCACAAGGCGAACTGGGAGGCCACCGAGCTGGTCCAGGCCCTGCGCAAGCTGACGCCGCGCCTGTACTCGATTGCCTCCAGCCCCCTGCGCGTGGGCGAGGAGGCCCATCTGACGGTGTCCGTCGTGGACTACACGGCGTTCGACCTCCGCCACTTCGGCGCGGCGTCGTACCACCTGGCCACGCGCACCGCCGGCACCGACGCGGTCCGCGTCTTCATCGAGCCGAACGAGCGCTTCCGGTTGCCCGAGGACAGCGACAAGGACGTGCTGATGATTGGCCCCGGCACGGGCGTGGCGCCCTTCCGGGCCTTCATCCAGGAGCGGGCGGAGCGCGGCGCGCGCGGCCGGAACTGGCTCTTCTTCGGCGAGCAGCACTTCCGCACCCAGTTCCTCTACCAGACGGAATGGCAGGAGGCGCTGAAGAAGCAGACGCTGCACCGGCTGTCGCTCGCCTTCTCGCGGGACCGCGCCCAGAAGGTCTACGTGCAACACCGGCTGCGCGAGGCGGGCCGCGACGTCTACGCCTGGCTGGAAGGCGGCGCCCACCTCTACGTGTGCGGTGACGCCCAGCGCATGGCGCCGGATGTCCATGAAGCGCTGGTGGACGTCGTCTCCACCCATGGCGGCAAAAGCCGTGAGGACGCGCGCGCCTGGCTCGAAACCCTGCGCGAGCAGCGGCGCTACCTGCGCGACGTCTACTGA
- the cysI gene encoding assimilatory sulfite reductase (NADPH) hemoprotein subunit, translating to MSNEPKPLSEVEHIKAKSHLLRGTLAESLEDPVTGGLATPDTSLIKFHGSYQQDDRDLREERRQQKLEPDYSFMLRTRLPGGVCTPSQWLAMDALAREHANHTLRITTRQAFQLHGIIKDDLQATIARISAAMMDTLAACGDVNRNVLCNPNPVDSRVHDTVYQWAVRISEHLLPKTRAYYEIWLGKEKVAGGEDEPIYGPTYLPRKFKAAVAVPPLNDVDVFAQDLGFIAIIEDGALAGFNVSVGGGMGATHGDAATYPRLADVVGFITPEQTLAVAEEVVKIHRDFGDRTNRKHARLKYVLEERGVPWFTAELEKRLGFALQPARPFAFDHNGDRFGWTEGHDGRWHLTLHLDSGRVADRPGAPHLTGLREIARVHTGDFRLTANQNLVIAGVPSESRAAIDALVAAHALDGFRSASPVRRNALACVALPTCGLAMAEAERYLPTFVGRVEERLRAHGLQDANLLLRITGCPNGCARPYLAEVGLVGKAPGRYNLHLGGDARGQRLNRLYRENIDEDTILAALEPLFAGYARERQPGEGFGDFVVRAGHVPGTPVSPPPPAPP from the coding sequence ATGAGCAACGAGCCCAAGCCGCTCTCCGAAGTGGAGCACATCAAGGCGAAGAGCCACCTGCTCCGGGGAACCCTGGCGGAGAGCCTGGAGGACCCGGTGACAGGGGGCCTCGCCACGCCGGACACCAGCCTCATCAAGTTCCACGGCAGCTACCAGCAGGATGACCGCGACCTGCGCGAGGAGCGGCGGCAGCAGAAGTTGGAGCCCGACTACAGCTTCATGCTCCGCACCCGTTTGCCGGGCGGCGTGTGCACGCCGTCGCAATGGCTGGCCATGGATGCCCTGGCGCGCGAGCACGCCAACCACACGCTCCGCATCACCACGCGGCAGGCGTTCCAGCTACACGGCATCATCAAGGACGACCTCCAGGCCACCATCGCCCGCATCAGCGCGGCGATGATGGACACCCTGGCCGCCTGCGGCGACGTCAACCGCAACGTGCTGTGCAACCCCAACCCCGTGGACTCGCGCGTCCACGACACCGTGTACCAGTGGGCGGTGCGCATCTCCGAGCACTTGCTGCCCAAGACGCGCGCCTATTACGAAATCTGGCTGGGCAAGGAGAAGGTGGCCGGCGGCGAGGACGAGCCCATCTACGGCCCCACGTATCTGCCCCGGAAGTTCAAGGCCGCCGTCGCGGTGCCGCCGCTCAACGACGTGGACGTGTTCGCGCAGGACCTGGGCTTCATCGCCATCATCGAGGACGGCGCGCTGGCGGGCTTCAACGTCTCGGTGGGCGGCGGCATGGGCGCGACGCACGGCGACGCGGCCACGTACCCACGGCTGGCGGACGTCGTGGGCTTCATCACGCCGGAGCAGACGCTCGCCGTCGCCGAGGAGGTGGTGAAAATCCACCGCGACTTCGGAGACCGGACGAACCGCAAACACGCCCGCTTGAAGTACGTCCTGGAGGAGCGCGGCGTCCCCTGGTTCACGGCGGAGCTGGAGAAGCGGCTCGGCTTCGCGCTCCAGCCCGCGCGCCCCTTCGCCTTCGACCACAACGGCGACCGCTTCGGGTGGACGGAGGGCCATGACGGCCGGTGGCACCTGACGCTGCACCTGGACAGCGGCCGCGTGGCGGACCGTCCTGGCGCCCCGCACCTCACCGGGCTGCGTGAAATCGCCCGCGTCCACACCGGGGACTTCCGCCTCACCGCGAACCAGAACCTCGTCATCGCGGGAGTCCCCTCCGAGTCGCGCGCGGCCATCGACGCGCTGGTGGCCGCCCATGCGCTGGACGGCTTTCGCAGCGCCAGCCCCGTGCGCCGCAACGCGCTGGCGTGCGTCGCGCTGCCCACGTGCGGACTGGCCATGGCCGAAGCCGAGCGTTACCTGCCCACCTTCGTGGGCCGCGTGGAGGAGCGGCTGCGCGCGCATGGGCTTCAGGACGCCAACCTGCTGCTCCGCATCACCGGGTGCCCCAACGGCTGCGCCAGGCCCTACCTGGCCGAGGTGGGACTCGTGGGCAAGGCACCGGGCCGCTACAACCTGCACCTGGGCGGCGACGCCCGTGGACAGCGCCTCAACCGGCTCTACCGGGAGAACATCGACGAGGACACCATCCTCGCCGCGCTGGAGCCCCTGTTCGCGGGCTACGCGCGGGAGCGGCAACCCGGTGAGGGCTTCGGTGACTTCGTGGTGCGCGCGGGGCATGTCCCAGGAACACCGGTCAGCCCCCCGCCTCCCGCACCGCCGTGA
- a CDS encoding class I SAM-dependent methyltransferase encodes MSSPAAPSSPPRRFHAEPLIDIHGHLSERLGAGPVTIEVPDPDLGRGCYPGERVGPAGALLHRPLRGWCDLAEGLSCRLRTPRSVDATHVALTFERLGPEASWHAGGESDGATQPQERYGAASAFARVRKLEDAGFLLPWLDALGRIRLPESARVLDLGVNRGDELAAFAWLEGAPEVSFVGVDHSASAIEEARARFPDARHRFHVADLNALPEGLGRFHLVVSVGTLQSPGVDDHALLRKLVQDHLEPSSALLLGFPNSRFRDGEVVYGARVRNLREPDLSLLVKDLSFYRRYLHQHGFRTFLGGKYDLLLTAVREAGG; translated from the coding sequence ATGTCGAGTCCCGCCGCGCCGTCCTCGCCGCCCCGCCGCTTCCATGCCGAACCGCTCATCGACATCCATGGGCATCTGTCGGAGCGGTTGGGGGCGGGCCCGGTGACCATCGAAGTCCCCGACCCGGACCTGGGCCGGGGTTGCTACCCCGGAGAGCGCGTGGGGCCCGCGGGTGCGTTGCTGCACCGCCCCCTGCGCGGTTGGTGCGACCTGGCGGAGGGGCTTTCGTGCCGGCTGAGGACGCCTCGCTCCGTGGACGCGACGCACGTCGCGTTGACCTTCGAACGATTGGGGCCCGAGGCCTCGTGGCACGCGGGGGGCGAGTCGGACGGGGCGACGCAGCCGCAAGAGCGCTATGGCGCCGCGTCCGCGTTCGCGCGGGTCCGCAAGCTGGAGGACGCGGGGTTCTTGTTGCCCTGGCTGGATGCGCTGGGCCGCATCCGGTTGCCCGAATCCGCCCGCGTGCTCGACCTGGGCGTCAATCGCGGTGATGAGCTGGCGGCCTTCGCGTGGCTCGAAGGCGCTCCAGAGGTGTCCTTCGTGGGCGTGGACCACAGCGCGAGCGCCATCGAGGAAGCGCGTGCCCGCTTCCCGGACGCGCGGCACCGCTTTCACGTCGCTGACCTGAACGCGCTGCCAGAGGGGCTGGGCCGCTTCCACCTCGTGGTGTCGGTGGGCACGTTGCAGAGCCCCGGTGTGGATGACCACGCGCTGCTGCGCAAGCTCGTGCAGGATCACCTGGAGCCGAGCTCGGCGCTGCTGCTCGGCTTCCCCAACTCACGCTTCCGGGATGGCGAGGTCGTCTATGGCGCGCGGGTGCGGAACCTGCGCGAGCCCGACCTGTCGCTGTTGGTGAAGGACCTGTCCTTCTACCGCCGATATCTGCACCAGCACGGCTTCCGCACCTTCCTGGGCGGCAAGTACGACCTGCTGCTCACGGCGGTGCGGGAGGCGGGGGGCTGA
- a CDS encoding transglycosylase SLT domain-containing protein, whose amino-acid sequence MKTYSVRSGDTLSALARKFNTSVSALAKANDIADPSKIRSGQKLTIPDTFDGTTSKGGSSAGAGTANRPAGGDSFAPAASTRAANGQVRDDDGRKFPTSRDGTPLYKQGDPQWGSRRLGTSSSLSAAGCAMTATAMAVSKITGKTINPGEMDAYLDRNNGYSGNALKWGSAAAMGGLGAAKQAWNLNTINKQIDAGRPVVVGVDYKPGSGGGANGTDHWITITGRGTQNGKPVYYANDPATGKEITLNVQGSRLSGGPQGYKTTGELVTFSGGNPRPGNTNGGTGGAQGPSGPTKPAPAAGGSVKGMSLPGGDLEKGARGAAVEQLQKALVKGGYMTQAEMNTGPGVFGPRTESALKDFQAANGVNNTGYYGPLTRAAFSKLGAKVSSGGSTSGTGGTQGSGGTQGTGNAGPAKGNNDLSGFSSNKYDNLINEMSRKYNVPARLIKAVIQQESTFNPNAKSGAGAVGLMQLMPGTARDLGVTNRSDPRQSIEGGTKYLSQQLKRFNGDVRLALAAYNAGPGNVNKYGGVPPFKETQDYVRKITGWYNGAGPA is encoded by the coding sequence TTGAAGACCTACTCCGTCCGCAGTGGCGACACGCTGAGCGCGCTGGCTCGGAAGTTCAATACGTCGGTGTCCGCGCTGGCGAAGGCCAATGACATCGCAGACCCGAGCAAGATTCGCTCAGGTCAGAAGCTGACCATTCCCGACACGTTCGATGGAACGACGTCGAAGGGTGGAAGCAGCGCGGGGGCCGGCACGGCGAACCGCCCGGCGGGTGGTGACTCCTTCGCCCCGGCGGCGTCGACGCGCGCGGCCAACGGTCAGGTTCGTGACGACGACGGCCGCAAGTTCCCCACGTCGCGGGACGGCACGCCGCTCTACAAGCAGGGCGACCCGCAGTGGGGCTCGCGGCGACTGGGCACCAGCTCCAGCCTGTCCGCCGCGGGCTGCGCCATGACGGCCACGGCGATGGCTGTGAGCAAGATCACCGGGAAGACCATCAACCCGGGCGAGATGGACGCCTACCTGGACCGCAACAACGGCTACTCGGGCAACGCGCTCAAGTGGGGCTCGGCGGCGGCCATGGGTGGTCTGGGCGCGGCGAAGCAGGCCTGGAACCTCAACACCATCAACAAGCAGATCGACGCGGGCCGGCCGGTCGTCGTGGGCGTGGACTACAAGCCGGGCAGCGGTGGTGGCGCGAACGGCACGGACCATTGGATCACCATCACCGGCCGGGGCACGCAGAACGGCAAGCCCGTCTACTACGCGAACGATCCGGCCACGGGGAAGGAGATCACCCTCAACGTCCAGGGCAGCCGCCTGTCGGGCGGGCCCCAGGGCTACAAGACGACGGGTGAGCTGGTGACGTTCTCGGGCGGCAATCCGCGTCCCGGCAACACCAACGGCGGCACGGGCGGTGCGCAGGGCCCCAGTGGTCCGACGAAGCCCGCGCCGGCCGCTGGTGGCTCGGTGAAGGGCATGTCGCTGCCCGGTGGCGACCTGGAGAAGGGCGCCCGGGGCGCGGCGGTGGAGCAGCTCCAGAAGGCGCTGGTGAAGGGCGGCTACATGACGCAGGCCGAGATGAACACTGGCCCGGGCGTCTTCGGTCCCCGCACCGAGTCCGCGCTCAAGGACTTCCAGGCCGCCAACGGCGTGAACAACACCGGCTACTACGGCCCGTTGACGCGCGCGGCGTTCTCCAAGCTGGGCGCCAAGGTGTCCAGCGGCGGCTCCACCAGCGGCACGGGCGGGACGCAGGGCTCGGGTGGAACGCAGGGCACCGGCAACGCCGGGCCCGCGAAGGGCAACAACGACCTGAGCGGCTTCTCGTCGAACAAGTACGACAACCTCATCAACGAGATGTCGCGGAAGTACAACGTGCCCGCGCGCCTCATCAAGGCGGTCATCCAGCAGGAGTCCACCTTCAACCCGAACGCGAAGTCGGGCGCGGGCGCGGTGGGCCTGATGCAGCTCATGCCGGGCACCGCGCGCGACCTGGGTGTCACCAACCGCTCGGACCCGCGTCAGAGCATCGAGGGCGGCACCAAGTACCTCTCGCAGCAGCTCAAGCGCTTCAACGGCGACGTGCGCCTGGCGCTCGCGGCCTACAACGCGGGTCCGGGCAACGTGAACAAGTACGGCGGCGTGCCTCCGTTCAAGGAGACGCAGGACTACGTGCGGAAGATCACCGGCTGGTACAACGGCGCCGGTCCCGCGTAG
- the gspC gene encoding type II secretion system protein GspC, giving the protein MATFLRKSFALITTGFIALAALLVAATASLFFELSLAPTVASGHEVPMTRKSADTSSRPDLEGARLAKLTGLSFGQREGLDAPSAPRPATMNTSLRLKLLGTLVAHDSQWSLASVEDPDSKRIRSLMTGDELLGARVVAIERERILFSVDGREEYLRAGNASAAPPMPTLANTAPHTSGIRAVRENTYEVPRGTIDHALGNLDGVLSQARVVPAFRDGKPQGFKLFSVKKGSLYEQLGIQTGDVLQRINGLTLDTPEKALEAFSVLRGAPHIELDIERGGQPLRKVYDVK; this is encoded by the coding sequence ATGGCAACCTTCCTCCGGAAGTCCTTCGCGCTCATCACCACGGGCTTCATCGCGCTCGCCGCGCTGCTCGTCGCGGCCACCGCCAGTCTCTTCTTCGAACTCTCGCTCGCACCGACAGTGGCCTCCGGACACGAGGTCCCGATGACGCGCAAGAGCGCTGACACTTCGTCACGGCCAGACCTGGAGGGCGCGCGGCTCGCGAAGCTCACCGGGCTCTCGTTCGGCCAGCGCGAGGGCTTGGACGCGCCGTCAGCGCCTCGCCCCGCGACGATGAACACGTCCCTGCGCTTGAAGCTGCTGGGCACCTTGGTGGCGCATGACTCGCAGTGGTCGCTCGCCTCGGTCGAGGATCCAGACTCGAAGCGCATCCGAAGCTTGATGACGGGCGATGAGCTGCTGGGCGCCCGCGTCGTCGCCATCGAGCGCGAGCGCATCCTCTTCTCCGTCGACGGACGGGAGGAATACCTTCGGGCCGGGAACGCCAGCGCCGCGCCGCCGATGCCCACCCTGGCGAACACCGCGCCTCACACGTCAGGCATCCGCGCCGTGCGCGAGAACACCTATGAAGTGCCCCGCGGCACCATCGACCATGCGCTCGGCAATCTGGATGGCGTGCTGTCGCAAGCGCGCGTGGTCCCCGCCTTCCGCGACGGCAAGCCCCAGGGGTTCAAGCTCTTCTCCGTCAAGAAGGGCTCTCTCTACGAGCAGCTCGGAATCCAGACGGGCGACGTGCTCCAGCGAATCAACGGCCTCACGCTCGACACGCCGGAGAAGGCGCTCGAGGCCTTCTCCGTGCTGCGAGGGGCGCCCCACATCGAACTCGACATCGAGCGCGGCGGGCAGCCCCTCCGCAAGGTCTACGACGTGAAGTGA
- a CDS encoding NAD-dependent protein deacetylase: MTSLHDVLPAPDVSPSVEALAALLRRRRTVVLTGAGCSTESGIPDYRGPGTRARARNPIQHREFMTRPEVRARYWARSLMGWPRFSSARPNAAHAALAALEQAGHVPGLITQNVDQLHHAAGSSRVIELHGALARVRCLTCGAQERRVDLQERLLALNPDFSHEVLELRPDGDADLTSEQLSSFHVPACRLCDGPLKPDVVFFGDNVPVPTVEAAFALLEEGDALLVVGSSLAIFSGYRFLVRASERRMPIAILNMGECRGVELADVHLEARAGDALPRLVEALARG, translated from the coding sequence ATGACTTCACTGCATGACGTGCTGCCTGCCCCTGATGTGAGTCCGAGCGTGGAGGCCCTGGCCGCGTTGCTCCGGCGACGCCGCACGGTGGTGCTCACGGGCGCGGGCTGCAGCACGGAGTCAGGCATTCCGGACTACCGGGGGCCGGGGACGCGAGCCCGTGCGCGCAACCCCATCCAGCACCGTGAGTTCATGACGCGGCCGGAGGTGCGGGCGCGGTATTGGGCGCGGAGCTTGATGGGGTGGCCGCGCTTCTCCTCGGCGCGGCCCAACGCGGCGCATGCGGCGCTCGCGGCGCTGGAGCAGGCGGGGCATGTGCCGGGCCTCATCACCCAGAACGTGGACCAGTTGCACCACGCGGCGGGGAGCTCGCGCGTGATTGAGCTGCACGGCGCGCTGGCCCGGGTCCGCTGCCTGACGTGTGGCGCCCAGGAGCGCCGCGTGGACTTGCAGGAGCGCCTGCTGGCCCTCAACCCGGACTTCTCGCACGAGGTGCTGGAGCTGCGCCCGGATGGCGACGCGGACCTGACGTCCGAACAGTTGTCCTCGTTCCACGTCCCGGCATGCCGGCTCTGTGATGGGCCGCTCAAGCCGGACGTCGTCTTCTTCGGTGACAACGTGCCCGTGCCCACCGTGGAGGCCGCGTTCGCGCTGCTGGAGGAAGGGGACGCGCTGCTGGTGGTGGGCTCGTCGTTGGCCATCTTCTCCGGCTACCGCTTCCTGGTGCGGGCGTCGGAGCGGCGCATGCCCATCGCCATCCTCAACATGGGGGAGTGCCGCGGCGTGGAGCTGGCGGACGTGCACCTGGAGGCCCGGGCAGGGGATGCGCTCCCCCGGCTCGTGGAGGCGCTCGCGCGCGGCTGA